The genomic stretch TAGCCTTCACTGATGAATCACTTAACTTGTCACATCAACATACTGTGTTGGCCAAAAACttttttcaggtttttccattGTATCttctggaaaaacccaaacaaatgttttggccaactcaatacatcATGGCTCTCTCATCTTCGCATCTGCCATGGAAAGACAATATGCAACTAACATCAGCACTAAAGCACCACACAGAAACCAACCTATTTCAGGGCAAACACCTGATCCAGATGATCTCTGTCTGGTTTAAAGAAAAAGCCAggagtcttaaaatattttttcacacacacacacacacacacacacacacacacacacacaaagacactaACCAAACTGCAATGAATTCAGATAGACATAGGGGAAAGATAAAAGACGAAGAGGGCAGAAAAAGATAATCTGGGGGATACTATAACCTGGTTGCGGTAGTTACACAAATCTACAAATGTGTTACAATTCACAGAACTGTACACCCCAAAAAAGCGACTTTCActgtaagactttttaaaattttgttaagatttatacaatacaaacatttatagaagcttttattttccaaatctgaAAGCAACCAGATGTCCTTCAAAAGAATGATTGGTTAATGAATTGTGGtaaatccatacaatggaatggtagtaattaaaaggaacaaagaactGATTGGCAAAACATAAATTCCAAAGATACAGTGCTGAGTAAAAGACTCCAGTGTTAAAGTTCAcatattataatttcatttatgtgaaattATGGAAAATGCCTTACGGAGACAGAGAAAAGATCAGAGAATTACTTACTAGAAGGGGGAAGGGAGCACTTGACTAGAAAGAGGCAGCAAAAGGTATTTTTCAACtttactgtaatttttaaaaagagaaaggcaaagaagcTATGGAAAAGGAAGGAGTTTCTAAAAATGGTAATTACAGGAAGCAGAAATAAGCTTTCAACAGTCATCTTTGTGCTCGATAAAATCAAGATGGACTCTGAAACAAGGGCTTCAGGTAAGAAAACAACAGGTATAAAAGGAGACACGGATGTGATAATGTAAACAAACTACTGCTGTCTGTGAGGAACAGGAAGCCTTACAAATTAGAGAGTCAACAGTCAAATCCATGACATGGAAGTTCAATTCTGAGAAATTCTCCAAATGCAAAGAACAATAATAAAGATAGGAACCAATGGCACTGAAGGACCAAGATTCAGTATTATTTTTTGACATTACTAGGGAGAATAAAAAAAACTTGGCCTATAAATGAAGGAATAAGGAAAATTATGAGACCCACATTGCACACATTCCACACACATGTTCACACTGCAAGAATAAATTTTGTGCACACAAAGAGAAACAGctatttccaaagaaagaaaatttaggcTGGTCTCAGACTTCTCcataatataaaactataaataatatactataaatagaaaactataaaacaaagcCTGAATGAAAAGACTGTGACCCAAGATTTCTATATCCAGATAAAACTGTTGTTCACATATCATGGCCAAAGAAAGGCATTTTTTGGATCTAGAAGCACTTTAATAATTACCaaattacttttcttaaaaaaaaaaaaattgatgatggTAGTAAGTTagattcaaaattaaaatgtcaaaggTGGGTTTAGATGTTATAAAAAGACTGGCAGTAAGCCATGAAacaatttaaatgcaaaaattttaagtttaaatctTTGTTGTATATAcgattataaaacataaataattccTGAGACAAttatataacaaaaaaataaaactaggatAAATTTTCAAATTGGGTAGAGAAGAAATGTGAGAATATGTACAAGGGTGACCTATCCTTAGTGGTGGGAGAAAGAAAAGCGCAATCACTCCTTCTGATTCACTCTCTGCAAAGGTGCTTACAGTGGGGCCACTGACTCAACTGCTGAGCTCAAAAAAGCTACTCTTGATCCTCTTTTTCCCTCACTTCCCACATTTAACCTGGAGAAAACTCAAGGATATTCAGCAATTCATTGGTAAGGCTGAGTGGTGCTTTTCACAGTCAGTTGTATTGTGCTGAATTGATTCAAAATTTAGCAGTGATCACTAGCACCAGAATCACCCGAGATGcttgcacaccaggcctctgatCAAATGTATCAGATTTTCCTAGAGTGGGATATTCAAGAAGCTGCGGTATCAGGAAGCACCTTAactgtatatatttgtatggcATAAGTTTTGGAAACTACTGCCTTAGGATCATTATTTCCAACATTATTGAGCAGTGAGGACTGTACTTTAAAGAGTTCCCTCTTCTGTACAGACTAAGAAGCCACAAGATACTTAGGTTCACACAGAAACAAACCACTGATGTTTTACATACAGAACAAGTTGAAGTTCCTGCTTTATCTTCATTTCTACATAGAAGCTTTCCATCGTAACCAACTTAATTTACTGGAGAAGCTTCTAATGAGCTCTGCTTTACTagaaatttatatgtattatgAATGGAAAATCTGCCAGTTGCCTACTccatccattctcttctcctcctaaAAACAGAACTCTGCAATTTACTTTTGTAGTTTGGAACAGAAAACAATCCTCAGCCCGTCCCGCTCTGTGATCAAACCCTGGCCAACCTGAGGCAAGTGTAAACAGTATTTAACTTCAGGGTCAGTCTCCCATAAAGTCTCACAGAGGGCAAATAACAGAATCAGAAATCGAATTCTGCAGTTTACATCTAAGTCCACTTCCTCTCAGTTCTAAGCTGTCTTGCTAAAGTCAGATCCTCACTATTCAATATATTCTGTACAAATGCTGTAAGTGCACAAATTATAAATATGCCTCAGGAATATTAagggaaaatatctatttatcATAAACACAACATCAGTAAcattcaaacatttaaaagctGTTTGTCTCAAACTCCAAATACATATTCccataaaattaaagttaaaagatcAGTGACTAGAATCCTTAGCCAGTTCTTAATAACGAATGCAGAATTCAGAGCTCTAATGAACAGGACTCAAAGACCTGTATCATCTGAGAAGTATGAAGAATAGGCAGGAGGCAAATTCAGAGTAAGGGTTGCCCTTGGGAAGGCATCCCAGGCCTTCAGGGATGCTTACAGAGTCGTGTTCCATAAGCTAAGTGGTCAGTTTCCTTCAGGGTAATGTTCTTAAACTCAGAATATAACACCACAAGGCATTAAAGACTATCCATCCATACACACCACCCCAATGAAAAGACCCTACACACAAAAATTACTGTACTCTTACCCTACGCATGGCTTCCTCCTCTTCTTGACGCTTTTCATAATGTGCAAAGTCATCAAAGATTGAGGTGGTATGCTTGAAAGTAGCAATTATTTTAAGCACTTGCTTAGCTTTTTCTAGGGGTacctcttgagtgtcccttgaatTGGTAACTGGTTTGTTGTCATTATTTTCTAAGCGAATATGCCGTAATTGGTTATTGGGGACATCTTTGACAAAGATCCATTTAACTTCAAATTTGCCCTTCCACTTATCCTGAGACCAGACACCAGCATACGCATTATAGTCCACAACAGACTTCATCTCAGCCACTCCACAGAAGTGTCCACTGCCATTCACACTGAAGAGCAAATAGAGTGGGCCTTTCCCATTCAGGGAACGGTAAGCCGCATCCAAACGCTTATTCCCATGCTCAGTACTACACCAGATAGAGTACTTAATGGAACGGTGTATGTCGTCCTCAGAATAGCTCTTAATTATAAACACACGTCCGTTCTTCAGGTTCCAGTCAAAGTCTTTGGGATTGTAGTTGTTTATGGCCTTTAGCTTTTCCAGCACGGGATGCACTTCCACACTCGACGGGGAAGCGCTGACAGGAACGACACCTAGACCAAAGTTTTCACTGCTCGCTCCATTGTTCTGGTTGAAGCCGGCCCCCCTGTTCCGGGGCGCCACCCAGCGGTTCTGCAGCTGTGGCTGCGGGGGCTGTACTTGGTGAGGCTGGGCCTGTGGCTGAGGTCCTTGTGGCTGCTGCGCTTGTGGCGGCTGAGGCTGCGGTTGAGGCAGTTGGCTCTGCACCAGGGGTGGTGGCTGAATTAATGGCTGAGGCTGCTGGATTATAGTCTGAGGAGGCAGAACTGGTTGGGTTGGTGGAGCCTTTACCACTGACCCCTTTTCATCCCAAGTTCCAATATTCATGTTGTGTTTTATAGGAGGTGGCGGCACAGCGGAACCCCCGATTCCCACATTGCCCTTGGGTTTAAGTTTCGGTTGAGGTTTGGCGGGCTTTCTGGCAATGGCAGCCCAGGAGGTGGGTTTCGGCGCCGCACTGCTAACCGGGGGCACACTATTGGTTGCGATGCTGGTCATACCACTGCTGCTCAATGCTGTTCCTACAGTTTTCGTCACTGCAGCGGTCAGGTCACCACCAATTTTCAGTCCAGTCATGCCTTGCTCGATACTGCTAATGCCAGGCACCTTGCTCAAAGTATCACTGCCAAATCCAGCCTGTCCATCAGTAATAGCTCTCCCAAGAGAACTAGGTGGATAGCCGTAACTGCTACTATAAGCAGAACTTTGTGTTGATTGTCCCTGAGATCCACTTGTCCCCCATGTAGAGAAATCAGCATTACCAGGAAAAAAGTTAAATCCATGTTGACCAAGAAATGGAGGGGTATTTCCTAATGCCCCAGGCTGACTAAACACACCGTCTGGTATATAATGATGCTCTCCATTACTCATCTGTCCATAGGTTGTCAGATATGGCATAGGCTGGTCTCCAGCTGTGGACCATGCTGCTTCCCCAAGCGAATAtggaaatccaatggatggagcaTAGTAACTAGGCATGTATGGATCTGACATTGGTGGATAGCTGTTATTCTGGAAAACAAAAGATCACAGTCAGAAGTGATGTAAGATGTGAGGGGAGGGGTACACTCCTAAAATcaaattgttttaaatgaatGGGAAACAGATGTACCTGcttcagataaaaaaaaattaaaattttaaatctaattttatcAACAGAAAAATTTACTGATGActactttaatatatttataataaaattacagggatttttggggggatgggaggTTAGGATGGGGATTATTTTTATGTAAGACCCAGATCCTCTGGGCACAATTTAAAAACACTCTAATTTCTACAAAAACTTGATTTATAAACTTGCAGAAACAGATTGTTAGCTTTATCTTAAGCCACTGATGTATGAAAAAATTTATGggtaagaattaaatgaacacAGATGATGCCAAATAACAAATTACAGTATATCTATGATGGAATCCAGTCCAGcaattttgcatttttgtaaaaaacagagaaatgttcacactgagaagaaaaaaaaaaaaagacttaatattatataaatcCATATTTAGTTTTGCCTCgctcattttgaaaaacaaaatgaaattctaaTGGTTTCTTAATGGTTGGTAACAGGTACCACTTTTCTTATTCTCTATGTCCTAAATTTTACATAATatggtggtggtccagtggctaagactccacactcccaacgcagggggcacaggttcaatccctgatcggggaactaagatcccacatgccatgcaatgcagccaaaaaaaaaaattataaataacttaaaaaaaatttttacacagTAAATTTACCAACTTCCTGATCAGAATTTTAACTTAGAAATGGTTAAGTTCCTACCATTTTTTCCAGAATTACTGTAATTAAATTGGcctttattttgaataaaatgaaatcatcatTCATTTAGTGATGTCAAAATTCAAagcttattaaagaaaaaaactcaaatttGTTAACTAGCCAATGTAAAAAATCAGTCTATGGACTTCTTTTGAAGGTAGGTTTCTTGTGTCCCAAATATGTCTAATAGTCAGCCCTCCAGTCCACAGGTTTTGCATCCATGGATTTAACCAACCATGGCACAAAaacactcaggaaaaaaaaaatttttcactaagtttcaaaaagcaaaacctgAATTTGGCACATGGGCAACATGTTTACATGGCATTTACATTATTTGGTTATTATCAGTAATGTGGAGGTGATGTGAAGTATACAGAAGGCTGTACATAGGTTCTATGGTACAGATGCCAttagggacttgagcatctgtgaaTTTTGATATCAGTAGGGTCCTGAAACAAATTCCCCCAAGGGACAATCTGTAATAGATTTTCACTCTATATTCAGGGTGTGACTTTCAAAGCCTTGAACAGAgctttaaattttgtaaaattcaTCAAGATGAAAAAATTTAGCTAATCTCCAGTCGAGacaatttgtattccttttccaAGGGCCAATACCATTTTGAAGTTTAATTATTCACTTTACATTCTAAGTTTCCTGGAGCAAAGTGAAGAAGGTAATGGAGCAAAGTGCATTTGGCAGAAGTTGGGGGGGCAGGGTGTGTGGGAAGGGGATTATTCCTGTCACTGCTTTCCCACTCAAGAAAGAATAGCCACATGAATGTGTGACAATCATACCATAGATATTACCtggaattcattttattttttaaaaggcgtATTACTAAAAGTTAAAATGCTTTACTATTACTATTAAGGTATCCGTGATATATACCTCACAACTGTTAAAACTGTACACTATCTATAAGAAAGCTAATTTAATATTGTCTTTTGAAATAATTCTGgtataattaaatgaaaataacaaaagaatcaaataaaGGTTGCATTTAAACAAGACACAGATTTACCAAGTATTTCCAGTTAAACAcgaacataaaaacaaaaaacaactgtcatttagcaatattaaaaaaaaaagactttaaatacATTTGACATTAATTCCACTGTATTCAAAACTGGAAATATATGTGTCAACTAtttattaatttagtttttagATAATTATTAACcatatccaaaaatatattcaaaaaattCTCACAATATTAGCATGAAGGAAATGAAGCCTGAGGAATGCTGAAAATCACCAACAGTGgtttgataaaaaaataaaattcttgaaGAATAATGAGCAAACTTCATTAGCCATGGATACACTCACATCTGTGTTTATAATTCAATCAGTAAATTACTTGTTAAAGTATTCATACTGAAGTCACTTGAGAAAGCCTAAGTTTAGCCAATATAAATAATcaagattttcttaatttttaacttttttcaagttattaaaataattccctttattactttattatttattctaacCAAACACTTTACTAAATGTCTACATTGTAAAAAATACTGACATAAGATattcattctaaaggaaaacCTACAGTTAAGAAGACACATCACACAAGGGAATAAGAGAGCTAAATGCATATGCAGGTAATCACTTTCAAAGTTCTAATTTAGAGTATTAGCCTGAAATCTGGACTCAGTGCATCCTTACCTGGATGTGGGAgtgtaaaaacaaagagaaaagcttTGAAGCTCATTCTTCATGATAAAAGTGTTTGCAAAACCATACTCATAAATTATGttgaatattctttctttacCCTCACAAATGCTGAATTCTGCACAACAGTTACATATCAAGTTTCTAATTTGTCTATACACATCACACGATTCAGGTATCAGCAAACTAAAGAGCCAGTGACCAAATATTTTAAGCTTCACAAGCCAAATACAGCCTCTGGTTGCAGTCACATATTCATCTTTTTATAACTACTTAAAAAGCTTCTAGCTCAAGGGTTTCCTCAAAGAAAACAGGTTTTGGTCCCTGGATCAGTTTGTCAACCTGGTTTTAATAGATTATCTATTTATACTGATTcctagtttaaaaacaaaacaaaaaaacctgtatCATTAGATTCAGTGGGTAACAaatttttgccatttctttcacttCTGGGGCTGGACCAGGTCCAAACCCTTTTTGTGTGAAGatttttgttaaatataattACTTTTGAATCATGAGTTTTACTTCACCCCTAAATTAGTGATTGTGTCAAAATACTAAGTTTAAATTACGTTAAAACGTGCTCCATTAACCACAAGTATCTTGTTAGACAGCTCAGGCTAGTCAGCAGAGATGCACAGCTGTCCATACCTAACTCCAGAGCTATCCACAGTGAGCACAATGGATAAATGGCCCGCTCTCTCCAGTTGACCAAACAATGCTAACTAATTCCTAATTCTTTCAGTAGTTATAGCTGAAAGAGAAGCTTTTTTCTTAGCTCTGTGAAAGAAAAACCTAAACAGTCTCCTGCTGGGCTAGGGTTTCAGTTTGGGTTCTAGTGAAAACAAAGTTTCACTGGGAAACTATTCAAAGCTTAAAAGTAAGATACAGTAAACACAATTTGTATTAGCAGAGCTTTGTTataattggaaatatttttaaatgttttgccaaatataaggTAAATTCTTAATTGCTAAGTGGGATATCAATTAGGAAAGTACCTTGGGTAAAGAAGGGGAACAAAATTTCTACCTACTGATGATGGAAAACAATATAACTCAAAACTCTCTTTCACCTTTTACTTCAAATCTGTTACGAGGTATAATCAATTTAACAGTTTATGTCcaaataatcactttaaaatagtttattcatAGTGAAGTTTTACTTTGTTGTAAAGATATATGACTTCTAAACAAAGTGATGTGAAATGTTTGGTATTTCTCTTACTCAAGAACGAATTGGAAATAGGAAGGTAACAATATGTACACACAAAAATTGATATAAAATTCAATGGATATAATGAAACATACTTGTAAAGTAACAGATCCACAAACCCTTTACCTAGAGCATAAACTCAGAAATACAATCTGGAGAGAGACCATTTAATTATATAAGGTAGATGTGATGCCAGGAGGTATCTAATCTAAATTCTAATCCCAACCCATCAGTTGTGTAAAACCAGTATCAAGCTATTTAAATGCTTGAGTTTCATcaaatattgaaagaaataaagataaggTACCTAGGACACACTAACTATTCAATCAACAATAGTTGTATTCATTAATACAATTTAACTTGCCTTTTGAAAATATaagcttaaaatgtaaattcatcACCAAATGCATATAATTTCACTCAAATTGACTAAGAGTATAAAGTCACAGTATGACACAGAAGTTGTAATCAAGGACATAGGTTCAATTCTCTACTCTTCCAGCTTCTATGTCAGTTGTCAGTGATCATCAGATCATTTAATTTCTCTAACCTTGTTCCTTCACTGGTAAACAGGATATTTGCTGCTCTAATcaattacaaaatttaaaaaatctacctgtTAATTGCAAAGTGCTAAAGTATAGGAgttaatcttattttaatttgaaaacaaatatagaaaagattaaaaattcttCCTTAGAATTTCAATCActtataattatcatttcttagCCTTTTTCTATTATCTCAAAGTTTGAACAACAGTAAGAAAAAATTCATGATTACTATTCTGACCTGAGGGCACTTCAGTACAACTCAATTATCACTGAGTCTTCCAGCCATACTAATACCAATTTTTACTTCATAAATATCCAAACTTCAAGAGAGAATACTATACAATGTCTTAGAAGGTCAATACAAAAAAGGTTAAAGTGTTATTCACCATTAACAGTATGTCTGCAGAGAAAAACGGAAAACTTATCCATTAAGAACGAGGTGCTTCAAACTCCAGAACTAACTTACTGGATTAACAACGAAATGttgattttaatatacttttaatgtgtatgtgaattttattattttaaaaatattattatacttCTTAAAAAGTGTAATACATGCATATGTAATCACATAGATGTTGTAAGAAAATGTAGCATCATATATTATACTCAATTAATCTGAATTATTTCACCAGCCATACTTCTTCATTTCTTAATTCTAGCAGTTAACCTAATCtacttattcaataaatacttaatgaATGCCTGCTACATGCCAGATACAGTGCCAATCactggagacagaaagaaaaagaagacagtcTTTGGCCTAGAGCATTTCACACATTTAGGAGGGAAGACAATCTAGGAAGGATAGTTacagaaataagaacaaagcaaaacaaaacacttgaGCATAAACAAGAGGGAACAAGTAACTGGGAAAAATCAGAAGACTTCACTAAGTGATAGACATATGAGACTGTGTGTGTAAATCATACATATAGATAAAAAGTTTGAGATCATGAAagaaaatatccagaaaataaGTCCTATTCCCTAGATAATGTAGATGGATAAGTTGGCCAAAGATGAGTCAGGGAGAGAATGGAGTCACTTTAATGGCACTCAACACTATGAATATACCCACTGTGGTGAAACTTTGCTAAGTCTTTAAACAGGACTGTGGCAACAGACTACGACTTTAAGAAGACCACTGAGTGGCAATATGGAATCCCCAGTCAGGAAATCATTCCAACAGGCAGAGATAATGAAAACCTTACCCAAGGGCAGTAATAACAGggacagaaaaagatattttatgttcTTAGTTCTCTATACCTCTTCTCTGATCAACACAGCTAGGAATTTAtttccccatatatatatatatatatatacacatatatacacaagcaGACAAATTCAAACTTTGGTGTTTTTCAATTTATTCTTCAAATTTATACTCATAAATCACATGGCATCTTTTAACAGTAATTAAACCTGAATTTTCAATCAACTTCCTTGTTAGACTATTTTGAGGAACTATAGAGAACTAATTTTAAGTCTTGaaggacatttattttttaaattactatgaAAATTATTTCCTAAGATATTGAGCACtaggaaaatagaagaaatatactGCCACAGAAGTAAAAGACCAACAATCTGTTTTTAAAGCATCTCTGAGTTTGAACTGATTTAGCTCTaagtatataaaacaaacagtaaaaaCCTTTCCAGactaaagaatataatttttattatttataatagcaaaatcaGATGAAGGGATTTCATTTTAAAGACATACTGTgttttttgttgaaaatttaaataaacaattatTTCGGCTAGGTCAGTGCAAGAAGCTATAAATACTTGCATAACTTTAAATCTCCAAataattacttcaaatatttcaCCAATACAAGTTTTCACTAATCTACTTTAAAAGGtcaatttgtattttctattgCAGCTAAGTAACCACAACAAACTTAAATTTTGTAAGGCTTATCTTTAAGATTTCAGATAATTTTCAATTTTGCTCTCCAATAAAGCCAGTTTTCAATATTCTATATTGttcatgctcatgctcagttgctaagttgtgtccgactctttacgaccccaggctcctctgactatatttcccaggcaagaatactggggtgacttgtcatttccttttccaggggacattcacaacccagggatcaaacccgtgtctcctgcattggtgggtggattcttttacctgctgagccactggggaagtcttaGTACCATTTACCCTGATTAGAtcattatttttagttattacaGAAAGGTAACTGGTCAAAACCTATTCATTAGTACTGGCAAGGAGGAGGTGGTAAAATATAGTCTCACTGGTATCAAACTTTTAAGACATCTCTTTAAACAGTACATTACATTGATTCATCATTGATTTAAGTGATTTAATTAATAGAAAGCATAAGACCTTTCATTTAAACATCATATTAAAACAAACCTTTTATAGATGTTTTTGCCCCAACATAAGGAAACTTTTATGATACAATTTAAAAACTGGATTCACTAATGTAAATGCCCttacagtcttaaaaaaaaaaaacaatgacttTCCAATGCTTTATGTGAAATTGTATGCAGAATTCCAAcatataaaacacataaaatgcAAAGCACAGCTCTGGTTGCTACACAGGTGGGATCCAGGTTACCCTCCCCAGGTCTCCCCTAGGCAGACCTGAAGCATCTCTGTGGAATGCCAAAAAACCAATCTTCTAAGTCCCTGTgacaaataaattatgaaatatctGTTACCAAATAAAACAAGAAGATTCTTAAACAGGCAGCAATTCTCAAACATTTATAATCCAttaaaatatcttgaaaataaagtttgaacAAACATTTCGGAAAATACTCATACTGTACCCTTGCCTTAGACATTCTATTTTACATTATAACACACTAAGTACAAAATCAAGTAGCAAAAAACAATTCAATTATTTAAACCAAATAAATTTCCCAACCAAATAAATTTCCCAAACTTATCTAACAATGGAGACCTTGTTAGCAGAGTATCTACTATAACTCATTATATcagaatttctcaaaaaattggAAACACTGCCATAAGGGATGTTAACTGAGATTACTGTCTGGGTCCAAACAGAACAGAGTACTGTTTATTTCGTTTAAAACCTTCACTACACGCCCCCAACAAATGATCTTCCCCTACTTTCCAGTGATACATTCTTTCACACCTATAGGTGGAAAGTAGAATTGTTACTGAGACCACAAAGTTAGATTACATATgcatgaaatgatttttttttcatttttagaagtaGCCAAACATCTTAAAAAAACGTACATTTtatcactcatttttattttttctcatttatttcttccctccCAACATACTTGAGGGATGTAGATCAACTGATAGAAGGGAGTGTTAGAGAGAAATAAACATAGATTAGGTTGAACATAACCATAGTTCTCCAAAGTcctaaaaataatcatatattcCACAAATTGGGAACTACTTTTCGTTGAAATTTTCTCTGCAACTGCAAAGTTCTATAACAATATTTGGTTCCTTGTTCTtt from Bos mutus isolate GX-2022 chromosome 14, NWIPB_WYAK_1.1, whole genome shotgun sequence encodes the following:
- the YTHDF3 gene encoding YTH domain-containing family protein 3 isoform X5 → MSATSVDQRPKGQGNKVSVQNGSIHQKDAVNDDDFEPYLSSQTNQNNSYPPMSDPYMPSYYAPSIGFPYSLGEAAWSTAGDQPMPYLTTYGQMSNGEHHYIPDGVFSQPGALGNTPPFLGQHGFNFFPGNADFSTWGTSGSQGQSTQSSAYSSSYGYPPSSLGRAITDGQAGFGSDTLSKVPGISSIEQGMTGLKIGGDLTAAVTKTVGTALSSSGMTSIATNSVPPVSSAAPKPTSWAAIARKPAKPQPKLKPKGNVGIGGSAVPPPPIKHNMNIGTWDEKGSVVKAPPTQPVLPPQTIIQQPQPLIQPPPLVQSQLPQPQPQPPQAQQPQGPQPQAQPHQVQPPQPQLQNRWVAPRNRGAGFNQNNGASSENFGLGVVPVSASPSSVEVHPVLEKLKAINNYNPKDFDWNLKNGRVFIIKSYSEDDIHRSIKYSIWCSTEHGNKRLDAAYRSLNGKGPLYLLFSVNGSGHFCGVAEMKSVVDYNAYAGVWSQDKWKGKFEVKWIFVKDVPNNQLRHIRLENNDNKPVTNSRDTQEVPLEKAKQVLKIIATFKHTTSIFDDFAHYEKRQEEEEAMRRQQMHDYSQPSMSTDKNLSIWNPWIQRASYCEGLERPWILISTGVLEPPPCST
- the YTHDF3 gene encoding YTH domain-containing family protein 3 isoform X2, which produces MFYLDLTLLHRAEETGEESFSVQNGSIHQKDAVNDDDFEPYLSSQTNQGLRRLVFWHSTEMLQNNSYPPMSDPYMPSYYAPSIGFPYSLGEAAWSTAGDQPMPYLTTYGQMSNGEHHYIPDGVFSQPGALGNTPPFLGQHGFNFFPGNADFSTWGTSGSQGQSTQSSAYSSSYGYPPSSLGRAITDGQAGFGSDTLSKVPGISSIEQGMTGLKIGGDLTAAVTKTVGTALSSSGMTSIATNSVPPVSSAAPKPTSWAAIARKPAKPQPKLKPKGNVGIGGSAVPPPPIKHNMNIGTWDEKGSVVKAPPTQPVLPPQTIIQQPQPLIQPPPLVQSQLPQPQPQPPQAQQPQGPQPQAQPHQVQPPQPQLQNRWVAPRNRGAGFNQNNGASSENFGLGVVPVSASPSSVEVHPVLEKLKAINNYNPKDFDWNLKNGRVFIIKSYSEDDIHRSIKYSIWCSTEHGNKRLDAAYRSLNGKGPLYLLFSVNGSGHFCGVAEMKSVVDYNAYAGVWSQDKWKGKFEVKWIFVKDVPNNQLRHIRLENNDNKPVTNSRDTQEVPLEKAKQVLKIIATFKHTTSIFDDFAHYEKRQEEEEAMRRQMHDYSQPSMSTDKNLSIWNPWIQRASYCEGLERPWILISTGVLEPPPCST
- the YTHDF3 gene encoding YTH domain-containing family protein 3 isoform X3 produces the protein MSATSVDQRPKGQGNKVSVQNGSIHQKDAVNDDDFEPYLSSQTNQGLRRLVFWHSTEMLQNNSYPPMSDPYMPSYYAPSIGFPYSLGEAAWSTAGDQPMPYLTTYGQMSNGEHHYIPDGVFSQPGALGNTPPFLGQHGFNFFPGNADFSTWGTSGSQGQSTQSSAYSSSYGYPPSSLGRAITDGQAGFGSDTLSKVPGISSIEQGMTGLKIGGDLTAAVTKTVGTALSSSGMTSIATNSVPPVSSAAPKPTSWAAIARKPAKPQPKLKPKGNVGIGGSAVPPPPIKHNMNIGTWDEKGSVVKAPPTQPVLPPQTIIQQPQPLIQPPPLVQSQLPQPQPQPPQAQQPQGPQPQAQPHQVQPPQPQLQNRWVAPRNRGAGFNQNNGASSENFGLGVVPVSASPSSVEVHPVLEKLKAINNYNPKDFDWNLKNGRVFIIKSYSEDDIHRSIKYSIWCSTEHGNKRLDAAYRSLNGKGPLYLLFSVNGSGHFCGVAEMKSVVDYNAYAGVWSQDKWKGKFEVKWIFVKDVPNNQLRHIRLENNDNKPVTNSRDTQEVPLEKAKQVLKIIATFKHTTSIFDDFAHYEKRQEEEEAMRRQQMHDYSQPSMSTDKNLSIWNPWIQRASYCEGLERPWILISTGVLEPPPCST
- the YTHDF3 gene encoding YTH domain-containing family protein 3 isoform X7, whose protein sequence is MLQNNSYPPMSDPYMPSYYAPSIGFPYSLGEAAWSTAGDQPMPYLTTYGQMSNGEHHYIPDGVFSQPGALGNTPPFLGQHGFNFFPGNADFSTWGTSGSQGQSTQSSAYSSSYGYPPSSLGRAITDGQAGFGSDTLSKVPGISSIEQGMTGLKIGGDLTAAVTKTVGTALSSSGMTSIATNSVPPVSSAAPKPTSWAAIARKPAKPQPKLKPKGNVGIGGSAVPPPPIKHNMNIGTWDEKGSVVKAPPTQPVLPPQTIIQQPQPLIQPPPLVQSQLPQPQPQPPQAQQPQGPQPQAQPHQVQPPQPQLQNRWVAPRNRGAGFNQNNGASSENFGLGVVPVSASPSSVEVHPVLEKLKAINNYNPKDFDWNLKNGRVFIIKSYSEDDIHRSIKYSIWCSTEHGNKRLDAAYRSLNGKGPLYLLFSVNGSGHFCGVAEMKSVVDYNAYAGVWSQDKWKGKFEVKWIFVKDVPNNQLRHIRLENNDNKPVTNSRDTQEVPLEKAKQVLKIIATFKHTTSIFDDFAHYEKRQEEEEAMRRQQMHDYSQPSMSTDKNLSIWNPWIQRASYCEGLERPWILISTGVLEPPPCST